The Anolis sagrei isolate rAnoSag1 chromosome 6, rAnoSag1.mat, whole genome shotgun sequence genome includes the window GCGCGTGAGAGAGGCCGCTCCAGGCAGTCCGTGTGGCACTTCTGGCCCGGCATCGCGCTCTccgagggaaggaaggcaagcaggaaagaaggaaggaaagaaggaaggggctcCCGGAGACAGTTGGCCCCTCAACCGCCCCTCCCTCGCCTTGGAAGCATTCCACCGGAGGACCAGAACGTCCGCGTCCAGGACCTTTCTACACTTACTCATCACACGAAGCAAAGAATCCACTgaaaatccggttgctgcctcctgcagaattcccgaggtttgtagtttagggaggagcctttaacagcctccctaaactacaaaccccagaattctgcaggaggcaaaaacagGGTTTTCAGTGGATTCATTCCCTGGTGTGATGAAgtgtacaggcagtctccgagttacaaacatccgactgaCAATCAGCTTGAAAGAAAGTAagggcacacacacatacacagacacatatatttCTCCCTCGAGGCACATGCGATTCATGACATTGCACTGCAGACAAGGCATCATGTTTTCATGTGGATTGAGCATGGGCAAACATCTGAGTGACAAATTATGAACCTATATTATGTATAGGCCCGGGTGCtgaatgtggccccttgggctcttttttcagcccccccccctcaccatcctatcctatccttccttccttcttttccttccttcctcattccctccctcccttttttacctccttctttctccttcccttcttccccctctccctttctccttccttctctctctctcccccccccccccttttgcctttccttccttctcacttcccttcctccattcctgtgtttctcaacctggggatcaggatccctggggggggggggggggagagaagagagggatcgtcaaagaccatcagaaaacacagtattttcctttGGTCATGACCGGAAAATTccgtgggtcggggtgagctcccacagtttgtcctagctcctgccaacctagcagttagaaaatatGTAATGtggatagatcaataggtgggaagatAAAAgacacccatgcagccatgccggaaAAACATGCTCAGGAGGGTCTACGGACaacaagctccttggcatggaaaaacggaacaagagcacctccccatggccagagttgagcattacCTCCAGACACTAGAGATggaaaagggaaacctttgcctttgtgtattgtatgtcattgttcactatataagaaggcatttaatgtttgtctatatatgtgcatactgtaatccgctctgagtcccctcgggaagatagagcagaataataataataataataataataataataataatgtgatacataagaagattagtacacagcaaacaagatcactatgctggcttttgtatttgattacaTGTCAGAAACTTCCTAAGtgtttaggattgtgtgatgtataggcgaataatgtgtgcagagcCAAGTAGGGtgcccttttgcagctgacagatggtaattttgtcaacaatAGTAGTGACAGTGAGTCACCCGGGAAAATTCCTGccttgatgttaacagttccatagctttcattgTCCACAAACAACttagttttccattgtttcattgcatttcagTGAActtgctaatattttcacaaaccccaatgacatccagacatttgatgatccaattatgtggcagtgagtcaaatgcttctttgtcttcttcttcctcttcttctggatTACTTCATTGGCAGTATGATAGACAAGATGACTCTTGGGATACTTTCCATCTATACAGCTTTATAATTCTATGAATTGCATATGGTAGTCTGACACAGTGTGCTGTGCAGTTGGGGTTGGATTGTGTTTGTCCCCATGACAAAGGAAAGCAGTTTGGatcctttgaaaatagttgtgatTCACACAGAAGGATTCGTCCGAGAGAGAAGAAAACATATCAcagaaatcaaataaatatatgCTGTTTATTATGCACCCCTCCTATTGACAACAATTCAGAAAGGACTGTAGTAATGATACAGCATGGATCAATATAGCTAAATGACACACACTAAAGCCAAATATAATATATCTGCAGAGTTAAAAGAAAGCCTAACTCCACCTTGAGATGAAACACCAGGCAGAGCTCTCATTTTTCTGGTCAGTCGTGTTTTTAAGTGTTAGCCAGTGATGCTTGTGTATATACGCTGAGTACCTCATACTCTCCTCTGAAAAGGTGGGATGAAACAAAAACTAaactaaataaatgaataaactgaggaggataatttaatttaatactcACACAAGATATATGCAAATCAGTCCTCTTGACACTGCAAGGGCATTGCTTACTCAAAGATATTTTAGATTTAAACATTTGAAGCTATGAATCTTGCCGAATATTTACTTCTGATAAATCCTACTTCGATGGTCTCATCTCATTTATAGATGAAAGGAACTTTGAACTGGGGTAGTGCATAACATAGACTTCCCTTGTTAAAACATAAGAGCCCTGTCTCCTTCCAAGATGAGTCCATTTCCTTTGACATTTAGATCTGGACTTGATTTGCCATATACTGCGTATTCTCAGATATTCATTCCATTGAAATCAAAAGGAATTATTCCTGGCAGATATGTTAACAAAGAACTACAGCCTAAGAAGGACAATTCTGAGAAACAACGATAATACAGAACTTTTGTCAGTTAAGGAACTGGATGTAAGTTATTTCGTGTTCACAAGATGTTCACCAAATATCTTATGCAGAAGGTAGAAACAATTTATGGATTTAGCACATCACTTGCCCATCTTTTTCTTCCATATTTATGTTATGACTGGCATGACTCTGAACTGTGAGCAGCATCCAAGACTCTAATACAGGAAGGTTAATGAATCGTCACAGTGATGTATAGATTGTTAAGTAGAATGGCTCCAAATAAATCCCATCATCTCATTCTATATTAATTTAGGGGTGTACCACATTGTACATGAATCCTTGTGGCATGTCATAATGTACAAACATGTAGTGATCTTCCCAACAAACCACAAATCATTTATTATAAGTATTATGCTCTACTGAAAATAGGTATTCTTTGCTAAGGAGCAGTTCTTGTGCTACAGAAGAAATCCTAGTGAGATGCCTTCCTCGTTCATTAAAAAGCCACATGATCATAAGGCCTTGCATTTACGGCAGCtgttattgatttttttcatattaGCGGTAGCCTCATTTCTAGTGTTTTGATCTAAAAATATGGCACTCCTTAACACGGGGACTTTTGACATCATTGTTTTTGATGCCGTCTGTTTAACAATTAGGCACAGCTTCTAAAGAAAGTTAAGAAAACAGGAATAAAAAGGAGACCATGAGCAAGCCCAAACATAATCACTAGAAATATTATCTTAAAACAGATTCTGAAGACAATTGTGTTTGCCAATGCTAGTACAAAGACTCCCACAAGGGTGGATAAAGCTGCCTGTATTATAGGATAACCAAGTCGATACAGGGCATCCACTGCCTTCTCATTCACTTGGAGTTTCTCGCTGGAAACAAAAGCATAAGAAATATGTGCTGAGTAATCTACGGAAAATCCTATGGAGATAACAAGGTTGATCATAGATATGGAGTCAAGATTAATGTTCCAGTAGAACATGTAACCAGACACACCGACAATAACAGATACAATTGCAAACGTTACCCATAAACAGCAGAAAGGATTGGGAATCAGCAATAAGGAAACCACTAACATGGCACCAGTTGCAATCAGAACATTTTGAATGGTGTTTTCAATTATCACAAGAAATTGATCATATAATATAAAAGCTGGATGATAAACTATCATTGGAATCTTGCAGTCTTCAACAATGCCTCTTAGTTCAATTAGGAGATTTTTCTCATCCACTGCAGTCCTAACATTGACTGTTTGGATGAAAAACCGTGAAGCTGATATTTCAGTAGTAGTAAAATTAACATCCCACTCATATTCAGGATTTAATCCAAACAGGGTAGCTAGATTTCCAATGAAATCATTGCGATTGTTTATATTTAGAGATATTGTCGAAGTGACCATTTCATAAATCCTGAGCCATGACTCTGATAAATTCCCCTCTATGACGGATGAATTTTCTAGTTTCTTCATGCAGGACTCAATATCATTACGAACAGATGGATCCCAATATGCTACACTTTCGGTAACAATAACCATAATCCTTGGACCATACTTGGAAAAGTATTCCTCTTCAAAGTCATAATATGGAATGATGTATGAATTATCAACAGCTACATGTCGAAGATCCATACCTTCTTCTACTTGAATACACCCATAAACACTACTCCCTATGTAAAGAAAATACAAGATTGCTACAAACGCCTTGGCCCAATTGTTCATGAAGAAAGGCCCATAATAACTTCTAAAGAATTCATTCATAGGGGGTTCAAGCTCTGTTCCAGTTGTCTTATCAAAAAATCCTCCCGTGCAACACATACGATACAGACAACTCTGAGAAGCCTGAGGCTCAGGATCCATTTTCCTGAAGGTGAGCCAATGTCTGTTGCTTTCTTCTCTTTTACCATTTAGAGCAAGGATAGCTCCAAGGAATGTCATGTTGTAAATGAAGCAGAAGAGGAAGGCTGTCCCAGTATAGATGCAAAATGACTGAACTGACGGGAAGGcagttgcaattccaatgtagaAGGCCAGAACATCAGTAAGAGTTGTGATGGTAACTGATACGGCTGCTTCTGAGTAAGTGTCAGCCATCCGTTCTCTGATGCTTTGCTTTACTTGCGTACGTTGCCAGCAGGATACCAGGATGAACATATCATCAATTCCAATTCCTAAGAGAAGGAGGTTTAGAAATAGACGGTATAAGTACACACATGCCCATTTGAAGAATGTATAGGCAAACTGGGCATGCTTAGGAATTAATACTTATTTATTGGAAATCCTAAATACAAGTAACAAAGACTAATTTGCTATGTGTTCATTCCACATCTCCAATAATACAGTCAGTCCCCCACATTTGCTAGAGTTAGGGGTTCcacaaaagtatttatttatttatttactatatttatatactgcctttcaaaccccgggggggacggggggacgggACACTCATgctggtttacaacatactagtATAGAAAAACTGAGAATAAAAAACAACTGCTTTCTCTTGTAGAcaacacctctttaggaatccctaggtccttcagcataacTCCATGGCCAACATCTACCAGAAGCTGATATAggattgtactggaggacctacacaTATCTAAagaattttatgaatattttggcTTTCCGGtgcaactattatttatttatttacagcatttatataccgcttttctcacccctagggggactcaaagcggtttacacatagataatggcaaaaattcaatgccttaaaactacaatattaaaaccatactttaaacataaatcatattaaaaacagtacatcatcaaatatcaaaacagttattaaaaccataaaacaatctcatcagttaTGGTTAACTACCAGCAAAAGTTGACCACAGCGTCACGCTGGAGAACATGGAGAGAACATAATTcacttcgggtccaacctatcttcgagactgcatctccttctactaACTGGCGTGgacattaagatctgctgggaaggcCCTTCTTTCGGTCCTACTACCGCCTCAAGAaaggttggtgggaatgagagagaggccttctcagtggtggtggcttcccggctctggaataccctacttaaagaaattagattagcctcTTCTCTTCAGGCCTTCTGGGTGAGTCTGAAAAtatggctcttcagacaggcctttgatgctgagtaatccatggccaatgtgatgaatatgagaggttgcttacctgtaaccgtagtttccctagtgttGTGCTGTGAATTCGCACTAATGgtacttctgcgcatgcgcagcctcGCTTCGGAATcttcagttaatttttaaaaagaaaagcggttggccccgcgcacactccccagGATAGCATAAATAGCCCGCGGCTGGCCAACCGCCTCCAGATCTCTTCCGCCGCTAAAGCAGCCAGAAGGAGGAGGCATGACAactgcggggaggatgggcggggccgtgcgaattcacagcacaacactagggaaactacggttacaggtaagcaacctctcattttCCCTACGTGTctgtgctgtgaatgcgcactaatggtaaaAGACTAGCGAGCTACCCACCTTGGACGGCGGGAGTCATGCCACCGCAGAAAAAAGGACTGCACGACCAAATTCCGCGTCCTTCTTGGCCTGGAGATCCAACTTATAGTGTGATACGAACGTCAACGGTGTTGACCAGGTAGCGGCTCGACAAATGGCATCCAAGGGCACACCCTTCCAAAACGCTGTCGTAGTAGACATCGCTCTCGTTGAATGGCCTCTTACGCCTGTAGGAAGCTCACGTCCAGATTTTTGATATGCCAACTTGATCACTGAGACTATCCATGATGACAGGCGTTGCGATGATACAGGGAGGCCGCAAGAGTCCTTCCTATACTTAACAAAAAGTTTTGGTGTTTTCCTGACGTCTTTCGTTCTACTAAGGTAGAACGCCACGGCCCTGCGGACATCTAACAAATGAAGACTACGCTCCAAAGGGGAGACAGGATTCTGGAAAAAGGATGGCAAAATAATCTCTTGTGACATATGAAAGAAAGATGTCACcttgggaagaaaggaaatgtcCGTGCGGAGCACAATTTTATCTTTGTGGAACCGGAGGTATGGTTCATCCGATCTAAGTGCGCAAAGTTCACTAACACGTCGAGCTGACGTTATCGCCACTAGGAAAGAAGTTTTCCAAGAAAGATGTGACATATTGCATGTTGCCATAGGTTCATAAGGCGCACTTTGAAGGGATGAAAGGACAACCTCCAGGCTCCACGAAGGGATAATCGGGACTACTGTTGGCTTAATGTTCCCGCACCCTTTAAGAAAAAGCTTTACTAAATAATCTGCAAAGAGGGAGGGCATACCCTCTTTCCTCCTGTACCAAGATATGGCCGCCAGGTAACACTTAAGGGATGATACTGATAAACCTGAATCTGATAACGAAGCTAAGAAATCTAACACTGCAGAGGTTGACGCTCTAACGGGATCATGGCCCTGTTCCTTCATAAACTTGGAGTAACGTGCCCACTTATATACATAGGAGCGCTTAGTCGATGGCTTTTGCGCTGCATCTAGTATAACTCTAACCTTACTAGATATATTCAAAGATGGTTCTAGCTGTCTGGGGTGATCCTCCAAGCAGTGAGCCTCAACATGTGGACGTCCGGGTAAAGAACCTGTCCGCCCTGTGATGTCAGTAGGTCTGTCCTGTTCGACAGACGTCTGTACCTCCCTCTGGACATCTCGAGAAGAAGTGAGAACCATGGttggcggggccaccatggtgACACTAGAATGCAGTTCCCCCCGTCCCTCCGTAGTTTTGAAATGACCTTCGTCAACAGTGGAAAAGGAGGAAACGCGTAGAGGTAATCTCCGTTCCATTTGAGAAGGAACGCATCCCCCAGGCACCCCTGTTCTAGAGCTGCTCTCCTTCGTGCACAATATAGGGGACACTTCGCGTTCTCTCGAGACGCGAACAAATCTATTTTCGGGACTCCCCAGATCCTGAAGATCGTACTGAGTTCCTTTTGATCGATAGACCATTCGTGGTGTGACATGGGGGCCCTGCTTAACTCGTCCGCCAGAGTGTTCTCCTCCCCTGGGAGGTGAACGGCCATCAGGTAAATCTCTCTTGCTATACACCATTCCCAGATGTGCATTGTTAACCTCGACAGAGTCTGAGACTTTGTCCCTCCTTGCTTGTTTATGTAAAACATTGTTGTCGTATTGTCCGTAACCACCTGCACTACCTTGCCCAACAGTGCCATCTCGAATGATTTTAACGCCTTTTCTACTGCAAGCAATTCTAGTATGTTTATATGGGCTGTTGACTCCTCTGGGGTCCACACACCCTGGGCAGTAAGACCTTCGTAATGGCCGCCCCATCCCCTCAAAGAGGAATCTGTTGTGACAACACTTGTTGGGTCGGGAAGCTGGAAAGGCAGACCCGCAGATACATTGTTTGGTTCTGTCCACCACAATAGAGAACGCCGCACTTCTTCCGGCATGTGCAACCGCGCATGGGGGTTGTCCAGGCCAGGGCGGAAAACCGACAGAAACCAATTCTGAATGGGTCTGAACCGCAACCGGGCATACGGCGTGACTGCAGTCGTAGACGCCATATGCCCCAGTAACACTTGAATTTTCTTTGCTGACACCCTTTCTGAACAGAGGATTCGCGCAGTCAGGGACTTGAGCGACGTAAACCGGTCCTCTGGTAGGAACGCCTTCTGTTGAGCTGAGTCCAAGATCGCTCCAATAAACTGAATCCTGCGGGTAGGTAGCAGATGGGACTTTGCTGTGTTTACCACGAGGCCTAGGGACTGGAGAAGAGAGAGTGTTATATCAATGTGTACATGCAGGCGATCACATGATTTCGCTACCAACAGCCAATCATCTATATACGGATAAACCGTAATGCCCCTAGTCCTGAGGTGAGCAGCGATCACCGCCATACACTTTGTGAAGACCCTAGGAGCTGTGGTAAGGCCAAAAGGCAGGACGTTAAAACTGAAGGCCCGGTCTCCAACCATGAAGGCGAGATATTTCCTATgatgctcagccatagaaatatGAAAATATGCGTCCTTCAAATCAATTGTAGCGAACCAAACATCTTTATTTAGAAGAGGGAggatcatagagagagataccatGCGAAACTTCCTGGAATCAATGTACATGTTCACTCCCCTTAAATCTAGAATTGGACGCAAACCACCACTTTTTTTAGTTACTAAAAAATAACGAGAAAAGAAACATTCACCAAACATAGAACGGTCTATAGGAGAAATAGCCCCTTTAGCCAAAAGTGTTTCAACCTCTTCCAGCAATGCTGGAGACTCAGGACTTGCTTCCAAATGGCCCAACGGGGGCAATGAAACAAACTCTATTGAATAACCCTCCTCAATAATTTGGAGGACCCACCTATCGGTGGTAATCGCAGCCCATGCGTGCGTAAATGGTCTAAGTCTATCTTTATACCAAATGTGGCCAACAGGTAAGGAAGGGTCAGATGAAATAACCCTGGGTTGCTGACTAACACCAATAGAGGAGTCGTCAAAGACGACGTCTTGAATTCCCTGTGTTCTTGGCCTTAGATTGGT containing:
- the LOC132779782 gene encoding patched domain-containing protein 3-like yields the protein MSGRRYHTDCLERPLSRSLRALGACVGSHPWAFLLVPVLLAGALGSGFILVPERESKDLELQFTPVDGPAKEERRIVQEHFPTDDAQRFSGQRLSSPGTYATLVAVSNGSLLTRQALAELLALDAAVRAVRNRDGKAFADLCARRSGRCWEPSPLFDLLQGDPRRIEALLPNLTFPLFQRRFFLGYFLGGLTLGPGEEVARPVQAAKALRFFYFLQEDREDAKQASERWLESFLDSAPRLIRALNHTGLQVVYFTSLSRQKEFEKLAEDVIPLVTVAYFLTILFSILSCSRLDNVRTKVWVAAFGVMSSGLAVLSSFGLLLFCGVPFVITAANSPFLILGIGIDDMFILVSCWQRTQVKQSIRERMADTYSEAAVSVTITTLTDVLAFYIGIATAFPSVQSFCIYTGTAFLFCFIYNMTFLGAILALNGKREESNRHWLTFRKMDPEPQASQSCLYRMCCTGGFFDKTTGTELEPPMNEFFRSYYGPFFMNNWAKAFVAILYFLYIGSSVYGCIQVEEGMDLRHVAVDNSYIIPYYDFEEEYFSKYGPRIMVIVTESVAYWDPSVRNDIESCMKKLENSSVIEGNLSESWLRIYEMVTSTISLNINNRNDFIGNLATLFGLNPEYEWDVNFTTTEISASRFFIQTVNVRTAVDEKNLLIELRGIVEDCKIPMIVYHPAFILYDQFLVIIENTIQNVLIATGAMLVVSLLLIPNPFCCLWVTFAIVSVIVGVSGYMFYWNINLDSISMINLVISIGFSVDYSAHISYAFVSSEKLQVNEKAVDALYRLGYPIIQAALSTLVGVFVLALANTIVFRICFKIIFLVIMFGLAHGLLFIPVFLTFFRSCA